The Actinomadura sp. WMMB 499 genome includes a window with the following:
- a CDS encoding ABC transporter permease, with protein MFQWPFQWREFIQQAWFIVSVTVIPTMLVAIPFGGVLSLQVGGLIRQLGAQSYTGATAVVAIVREASPLVTSLLIAGAAGSAICADLGSRKIREEIDAMEVLGINPLHRLVVPRMLACAFVALFLNGLVSVVGLMGGYVFNVMLQDGTPGAYLASFNAIAQLPDLLQAEFKAFVFGITAGLVAAYKGLNAKGGPKGVGDAVNQTVVITFMLLFVENFLISTLYFQFVPSKGM; from the coding sequence ATGTTCCAGTGGCCGTTCCAGTGGCGCGAGTTCATCCAGCAGGCCTGGTTCATCGTCAGCGTCACGGTCATCCCGACGATGCTCGTCGCGATCCCGTTCGGCGGCGTCCTGTCGCTGCAGGTCGGCGGGCTGATCCGGCAGCTGGGCGCGCAGTCCTACACGGGCGCGACGGCCGTCGTGGCGATCGTCCGCGAGGCCAGCCCGCTGGTCACCTCGCTGCTGATCGCGGGGGCCGCCGGGTCGGCGATCTGCGCCGACCTCGGCTCCCGGAAGATCCGCGAGGAGATCGACGCCATGGAGGTGCTGGGGATCAACCCCCTGCACCGCCTGGTGGTCCCGCGGATGCTGGCGTGCGCGTTCGTGGCGCTGTTCCTGAACGGGCTGGTCTCGGTCGTCGGCCTGATGGGCGGCTACGTCTTCAACGTCATGCTGCAGGACGGGACGCCGGGCGCCTACCTCGCGTCGTTCAACGCGATCGCGCAGCTGCCCGACCTGCTGCAGGCGGAGTTCAAGGCGTTCGTGTTCGGCATCACGGCCGGCCTGGTCGCGGCGTACAAGGGGCTGAACGCCAAGGGAGGCCCGAAGGGCGTGGGGGACGCGGTCAACCAGACCGTGGTCATCACCTTCATGCTCCTCTTCGTGGAGAACTTCCTGATCTCCACGCTGTACTTCCAGTTCGTTCCGTCGAAGGGCATGTGA